The following are from one region of the Streptomyces rubrogriseus genome:
- a CDS encoding adenosylcobinamide-GDP ribazoletransferase, with product MLRTPSPDGLRFAFGTLTVLPVKVTRWDRDAARGGMLCAPLAGLTVGVAAAAAGLLLLALGAGTLLAAVATAAVPAVLTRGLHLDGLADTADGLGSGKPAEDALRIMKQSDIGPFGVLTLLFTLLAQVAALAQAYDGSWARGALAAVVSATAARLALTTAARTGVPAARPEGLGAAVAGVVPAGGALAATAAVTLAGAAAGAYLGPYDALRTALAVVCAAAVAELLLRHCVRRFGGVTGDVFGGVAETAATTALVVLVLG from the coding sequence GTGCTCAGGACCCCCTCCCCCGACGGCCTCCGTTTCGCCTTCGGCACCCTCACCGTGCTCCCGGTCAAGGTGACCCGCTGGGACCGGGACGCCGCGCGCGGCGGCATGCTGTGCGCGCCGCTGGCCGGGCTGACCGTCGGCGTCGCCGCCGCGGCCGCCGGGCTCCTGCTGCTCGCCCTGGGTGCCGGGACCCTGCTCGCCGCGGTCGCCACGGCCGCCGTCCCCGCCGTACTCACGCGTGGACTGCACCTGGACGGACTGGCCGACACCGCCGACGGACTGGGCAGCGGCAAGCCCGCCGAGGACGCCCTGCGGATCATGAAGCAGTCGGACATCGGACCGTTCGGCGTGCTCACCCTGCTGTTCACGCTGCTCGCCCAGGTGGCCGCCCTCGCGCAGGCCTACGACGGCTCGTGGGCGCGGGGCGCGCTCGCCGCCGTGGTGTCGGCGACCGCCGCCCGGCTGGCGCTCACGACGGCGGCCCGGACCGGAGTGCCCGCCGCCCGCCCGGAGGGCCTGGGCGCGGCGGTCGCCGGGGTGGTCCCGGCCGGCGGGGCGCTGGCGGCGACGGCGGCCGTCACCCTGGCTGGCGCGGCGGCGGGCGCGTACCTGGGCCCGTACGACGCGCTGCGCACGGCGCTCGCCGTGGTGTGCGCCGCCGCGGTGGCCGAACTCCTCCTGCGCCACTGCGTCCGCCGCTTCGGCGGCGTCACGGGCGACGTCTTCGGCGGCGTGGCGGAGACGGCGGCCACCACCGCCCTCGTGGTCCTCGTCCTCGGTTGA
- a CDS encoding PspA/IM30 family protein → MKRMGMIFRAKANKALDRAEDPRETLDYSYQKQLELLQKVRRGVADVATSRKRLELQLNQLQSQSGKLEDQGRKALALGREDLAREALSRRAALQQQVTDLETQHATLQGEEEKLTLAAQRLQAKVDAFRTKKETIKATYTAAQAQTRIGEAFSGISEEMGDVGLAIQRAEDKTAQLQARAGAIDELLASGALDDQSGMHKDDIQAELDRLSGGTDVELELQRMKAELAGGSTSDRQAIEGGQGQGQSASQSQQQPQDTPRFDKQ, encoded by the coding sequence ATGAAGCGTATGGGGATGATCTTCCGCGCGAAGGCCAACAAGGCCCTTGACCGGGCCGAGGACCCGCGCGAAACCCTCGATTACTCGTACCAGAAACAGCTGGAGCTGCTGCAGAAGGTGCGCCGCGGCGTCGCCGACGTGGCGACCAGCCGCAAGCGGCTGGAGCTGCAGCTCAACCAGCTCCAGTCCCAGTCGGGCAAGCTGGAGGACCAGGGCCGCAAGGCGCTGGCGCTGGGCCGCGAGGATCTGGCCCGCGAGGCGCTCTCCCGGCGCGCCGCGCTCCAGCAGCAGGTCACCGACCTGGAGACGCAGCACGCGACCCTCCAGGGCGAGGAGGAGAAGCTCACCCTTGCGGCCCAGCGCCTCCAGGCCAAGGTGGACGCCTTCCGCACGAAGAAGGAGACCATCAAGGCCACCTACACGGCGGCCCAGGCGCAGACCCGCATCGGCGAGGCGTTCTCCGGCATCTCCGAGGAGATGGGCGACGTCGGCCTGGCCATCCAGCGGGCCGAGGACAAGACCGCCCAGCTCCAGGCCCGGGCCGGCGCCATCGACGAGCTGCTCGCCTCCGGCGCCCTCGACGACCAGTCCGGCATGCACAAGGACGACATCCAGGCCGAGCTGGACCGGCTCTCCGGTGGTACGGATGTAGAGCTGGAACTGCAGCGGATGAAGGCCGAGCTGGCCGGGGGCTCCACCTCCGACCGCCAGGCCATCGAGGGCGGCCAGGGACAGGGCCAGTCCGCGTCGCAGTCCCAGCAGCAGCCGCAGGACACCCCGCGCTTCGACAAGCAGTAG
- a CDS encoding S1C family serine protease, which yields MDTSRTRLRRLLAPVAVPACVLLLATGCSDAGAGTDRGSGSAREGDTAQAAAPRAASELEADYERVIKDVLPSVVQIQAGDSLGSGVVYDDKGHVVTNAHVVGDAKSFRVTTARTEGALTAKLVSSYPEQDLAVIKLDKVPEGMKAARFADSAKVEVGQIVLAMGSPLGLSSSVTQGIVSATGRTVTEGSSGGGTGATIANMVQTSAAINPGNSGGALVNLDGQVIGIPTLAATDPGLGDSAAPGIGFAIPASMVTTVAGQIVRDGKVTDSGRAALGITARTVVDDSYRPAGVAVVEVSDGGAADDAGLRPGDVLVKLGDTDITTITSLSEALASMRPGDRTKVTYTRDGKEHTAEVTLGEQ from the coding sequence ATGGACACTTCCCGCACCCGTCTGCGTCGTCTGCTCGCTCCGGTGGCCGTACCGGCCTGCGTCCTGTTGCTGGCGACCGGCTGTTCCGACGCCGGTGCGGGGACCGACCGGGGTTCGGGGAGCGCACGGGAGGGCGACACGGCGCAGGCCGCGGCGCCGCGCGCGGCCAGTGAGCTGGAGGCCGACTACGAGCGGGTGATCAAGGACGTACTGCCGTCGGTCGTACAGATCCAGGCGGGCGACTCCCTGGGGTCGGGGGTCGTGTACGACGACAAGGGACACGTCGTCACCAACGCGCACGTCGTCGGGGACGCGAAGTCCTTCCGGGTGACGACGGCCCGCACCGAGGGCGCCCTGACCGCGAAGCTGGTCTCCTCCTACCCGGAGCAGGACCTGGCGGTCATCAAGCTCGACAAGGTGCCCGAGGGCATGAAGGCGGCCCGGTTCGCGGACTCCGCGAAGGTCGAGGTGGGGCAGATCGTGCTGGCGATGGGCTCGCCGCTCGGCCTGTCCTCCAGCGTGACGCAGGGCATCGTGTCGGCGACCGGGCGCACCGTGACGGAGGGCAGCAGCGGCGGCGGCACGGGCGCGACCATCGCCAACATGGTGCAGACGTCGGCGGCCATCAACCCGGGCAACAGCGGGGGCGCGCTGGTGAACCTGGACGGGCAGGTGATCGGCATCCCGACGCTGGCGGCGACCGATCCGGGCCTCGGCGACAGCGCGGCGCCCGGCATCGGGTTCGCGATCCCGGCGTCGATGGTGACGACGGTGGCCGGGCAGATCGTCAGGGACGGCAAGGTCACCGACTCGGGCCGGGCCGCGCTGGGCATCACCGCCCGCACGGTCGTGGACGACAGCTACCGCCCGGCCGGGGTGGCCGTCGTGGAGGTGAGCGACGGCGGGGCCGCCGACGACGCCGGTCTGCGTCCCGGGGACGTCCTCGTGAAGCTCGGCGACACGGACATCACCACCATCACCTCGCTGTCCGAGGCGCTGGCGTCGATGCGGCCGGGCGACCGGACGAAGGTGACGTACACCCGGGACGGCAAGGAGCACACGGCCGAGGTGACGCTCGGCGAGCAGTGA
- the pspAA gene encoding PspA-associated protein PspAA, translated as MIVRIMGEGQLTLADGRLGELNKLDDELLAEMENGDGPGFRATLQALLAKVRELGEPLPDDTLEPSDLILPSPDATLEEVQELLSDDGLIPGGA; from the coding sequence ATGATCGTACGGATCATGGGGGAGGGACAGCTGACGCTGGCCGACGGCCGGCTCGGCGAGCTGAACAAGCTGGACGACGAACTCCTGGCCGAGATGGAGAACGGCGACGGCCCAGGCTTCCGCGCGACCCTCCAGGCCCTCCTGGCCAAGGTCCGCGAACTGGGCGAGCCCCTCCCGGACGACACCCTGGAGCCGTCCGACCTCATCCTCCCGTCCCCGGACGCCACCCTGGAGGAGGTCCAGGAGCTCCTGAGCGACGACGGCCTCATTCCGGGCGGTGCGTGA
- a CDS encoding leucyl aminopeptidase, whose protein sequence is MTALTLSTAAAPGLRADAIVIGVAKGAGGPSVAPGAEAVDKAYDGRLAAVLETLGASGAEGEVTKLPAPSGFKAPVVVAVGLGAEPEKDAGFDPEALRRAAGAAARALAGAKKAAFALPLAEAADAGVVAEGLLLGAYSFDAYKASATEAKGAKAKANGNGKAPLAEAALLGGKPRDKAYKAAIERAAAVAEELNRARDLVNTPPNDLDPEAFAAVAQAAAKEHGIKVQVLDEKALTKGGYGGILGVGAGSASGPRLVKLSYTSPKAKKSLAFVGKGITYDSGGISLKPAGHNETMKCDMAGAAAVFAAVVAAARLGLEVNVTGWLALAENMPSGSATRPGDVLRMYSGKTVEVLNTDAEGRLVLADALWAASQDKPDAIIDVATLTGAMMLALGSRTYGIMANDDAFRSAVHEAAEESGEPAWPMPLPEHLRKGMDSPTADIANMGERMGGGLVAGLFLREFVGEGITWAHLDIAGPAFNEGGPFGYTPKGGTGTAVRTLVRVAELAAAGELG, encoded by the coding sequence GTGACTGCTCTCACTCTCTCCACCGCCGCGGCGCCCGGCCTGCGGGCCGACGCGATCGTGATCGGCGTCGCCAAGGGCGCAGGCGGCCCGTCCGTCGCCCCGGGCGCCGAGGCCGTGGACAAGGCGTACGACGGCCGGCTCGCCGCCGTCCTGGAGACCCTCGGCGCCTCCGGTGCCGAGGGCGAGGTGACGAAGCTGCCCGCTCCGTCCGGCTTCAAGGCCCCCGTCGTCGTGGCGGTGGGCCTCGGTGCCGAGCCCGAGAAGGACGCCGGTTTCGACCCCGAGGCGCTGCGCCGGGCCGCCGGCGCGGCCGCCCGCGCCCTGGCCGGCGCCAAGAAGGCCGCCTTCGCCCTGCCGCTCGCCGAGGCCGCCGACGCCGGTGTCGTCGCCGAGGGCCTGCTGCTCGGCGCGTACTCCTTCGACGCGTACAAGGCGTCGGCCACGGAGGCCAAGGGTGCCAAGGCGAAGGCCAACGGCAACGGCAAGGCCCCGCTGGCGGAGGCCGCGCTGCTCGGCGGCAAGCCGCGCGACAAGGCGTACAAGGCGGCGATCGAGCGTGCCGCGGCCGTCGCCGAGGAGCTGAACCGCGCCCGCGACCTGGTCAACACCCCGCCGAACGACCTCGACCCGGAGGCTTTCGCGGCGGTGGCGCAGGCGGCCGCCAAGGAGCACGGCATCAAGGTGCAGGTGCTCGACGAGAAGGCGCTCACCAAGGGCGGCTACGGCGGCATCCTCGGCGTCGGCGCCGGTTCGGCGTCGGGTCCGCGGCTGGTGAAGCTGTCGTACACCTCGCCCAAGGCGAAGAAGTCCCTCGCCTTCGTCGGCAAGGGCATCACCTACGACTCGGGCGGCATCTCGCTGAAGCCGGCCGGCCACAACGAGACGATGAAGTGCGACATGGCCGGTGCCGCCGCCGTGTTCGCCGCGGTGGTCGCGGCCGCGCGGCTCGGCCTGGAGGTCAACGTGACCGGCTGGCTGGCGCTGGCCGAGAACATGCCGTCGGGCTCCGCCACCCGCCCGGGTGATGTGCTGCGCATGTACAGCGGCAAGACGGTGGAGGTGCTCAACACCGACGCCGAGGGCCGGCTGGTGCTCGCCGACGCGCTGTGGGCGGCCTCGCAGGACAAGCCGGACGCGATCATCGACGTGGCGACGCTGACGGGCGCGATGATGCTGGCGCTGGGCAGCCGCACGTACGGGATCATGGCGAACGACGACGCGTTCCGCTCCGCGGTGCACGAGGCGGCGGAGGAGTCCGGCGAGCCGGCGTGGCCGATGCCGCTGCCGGAACACCTGCGCAAGGGCATGGACTCGCCGACCGCGGACATCGCGAACATGGGCGAGCGGATGGGCGGCGGCCTGGTGGCCGGTCTGTTCCTGCGCGAGTTCGTCGGCGAGGGCATCACCTGGGCGCACCTGGACATCGCGGGTCCGGCCTTCAACGAGGGCGGGCCGTTCGGGTACACGCCGAAGGGCGGCACGGGGACGGCGGTGCGGACGCTGGTGCGGGTCGCCGAGCTGGCGGCTGCGGGTGAGCTGGGCTAG
- a CDS encoding class I SAM-dependent methyltransferase, which produces MSYVPAYVSCREPLVSGTSAPSVPPVPPYGPYREDCPWCGSRRLRARLRGDGPRQGAPHRSPVERCADCRHVFRNPPLTPGPEHLLVRAGVRFRHRLAARALYRHCPEPESWLDVGTGDADFPRTARTHFPYTAFDGLDATHRVLRARAVERVEEAFVGRLTDPHIAARLRARYDVVSLFQYLERVVDPRAELRGALRVLRPGGHLLVDVADPRRLLPVHPVGLGAELVAQGCTVLTGARGHRVVARKDGSAP; this is translated from the coding sequence ATGTCTTACGTGCCCGCGTACGTCTCGTGTCGGGAGCCGCTCGTGTCCGGAACCTCCGCCCCCTCGGTGCCTCCCGTCCCCCCGTACGGGCCGTACCGCGAGGACTGCCCCTGGTGCGGCTCGCGGCGGCTGCGGGCCCGGCTGCGCGGTGACGGGCCGCGGCAGGGGGCACCCCACCGGTCTCCGGTCGAGCGGTGCGCGGACTGCCGCCACGTCTTCCGGAACCCGCCGCTCACCCCCGGTCCGGAGCATCTTCTGGTCCGGGCCGGAGTCCGGTTCAGACACCGGCTGGCCGCCCGGGCGCTGTACCGCCACTGTCCCGAGCCCGAGAGCTGGCTGGACGTCGGCACCGGCGACGCCGACTTCCCCCGGACCGCCCGCACGCACTTCCCGTACACCGCGTTCGACGGCCTGGACGCCACCCACCGCGTGCTGCGGGCCCGCGCCGTCGAGCGGGTCGAGGAGGCGTTCGTCGGGCGGCTGACGGATCCGCACATCGCGGCCCGGCTGCGGGCGCGCTACGACGTCGTGAGCCTCTTCCAGTACCTGGAGCGGGTGGTGGACCCGCGGGCGGAGCTGCGAGGCGCGCTGCGGGTGCTGCGGCCCGGCGGGCATCTGCTCGTCGACGTGGCCGACCCGCGTCGCCTGCTGCCCGTCCACCCGGTCGGACTGGGCGCCGAACTCGTGGCCCAGGGCTGCACGGTCCTCACGGGCGCCAGGGGGCACCGGGTCGTCGCGCGCAAGGACGGCTCAGCCCCGTAG
- a CDS encoding bifunctional adenosylcobinamide kinase/adenosylcobinamide-phosphate guanylyltransferase — MDVTLLGTGAPAGLPRPDCPCAACAAAQGEDARAATALLVDGALLLDLTPGAAFAAARAGHSLSGVRQVLLSHPHDGPAVEVPAGLPQPGRVPDGRELALLTGHRVRAVALDAPGTGYAVTGPDGRRLLYVPPGGAPAGLEEPAEPYDLVLADVVGRPDALARLRAVGAAGPTTDVVAVHLDHDVPPGRELARRLAAAGARAVPDGTTLTVGSYEDVPDVPRRTLVLGGARSGKSVEAERRLEPFPDVLYVATGGSRNGDTEWAARVGAHRERRPGSWRTAETCDLVPLLKDEGPPLLVDCLSLWLTDAMDAVGAWDDEEWADGGERALRDRVRELTRAVRDTRRTLVAVSNEVGSGIVPATASGRRYRDELGRLNAAFAAECEQVLLVVAGQALVLRG; from the coding sequence GTGGACGTGACTCTGCTCGGCACCGGTGCCCCCGCGGGACTCCCCCGCCCCGACTGTCCCTGCGCGGCCTGTGCCGCGGCGCAGGGCGAGGACGCGCGTGCGGCGACCGCGCTGCTGGTGGACGGCGCGCTGCTGCTCGACCTGACGCCCGGCGCCGCGTTCGCCGCCGCCAGGGCCGGGCACTCCCTGTCCGGCGTACGGCAGGTGCTGCTCTCCCACCCTCACGACGGCCCCGCCGTGGAGGTGCCGGCCGGGCTGCCGCAGCCGGGCCGGGTGCCGGACGGCCGGGAGCTGGCGCTGCTGACCGGGCACCGGGTGCGGGCGGTGGCGCTGGACGCGCCGGGGACGGGTTACGCCGTGACGGGACCCGACGGTCGGCGGCTCCTCTACGTGCCGCCGGGCGGCGCCCCGGCGGGCCTGGAGGAGCCCGCCGAGCCGTACGACCTGGTCCTCGCGGACGTCGTGGGGCGGCCGGACGCGCTGGCGCGGCTGCGGGCGGTGGGCGCGGCGGGCCCGACGACGGACGTCGTCGCCGTCCACCTGGACCACGACGTGCCGCCGGGCCGGGAGCTGGCGCGGCGGCTCGCGGCGGCGGGCGCACGGGCGGTGCCGGACGGCACGACGCTGACGGTGGGCTCGTACGAGGACGTGCCCGACGTCCCGCGGCGCACCCTGGTCCTGGGCGGTGCCCGGTCGGGCAAGTCGGTGGAGGCGGAACGCCGCCTCGAACCCTTCCCCGACGTCCTCTACGTGGCCACCGGCGGCTCCCGCAACGGCGACACCGAATGGGCGGCCCGGGTCGGCGCGCACCGGGAACGCCGCCCCGGTTCGTGGCGGACCGCCGAGACCTGCGACCTGGTCCCCCTCCTGAAGGACGAGGGCCCGCCCCTCCTCGTCGACTGCCTGTCCCTGTGGCTGACGGACGCGATGGACGCGGTCGGCGCGTGGGACGACGAGGAGTGGGCCGACGGCGGCGAACGGGCGCTGCGGGACCGGGTGCGGGAACTGACCCGGGCGGTCCGCGACACCCGCCGCACGCTGGTGGCGGTGTCGAACGAGGTCGGTTCGGGCATCGTCCCGGCCACGGCGTCCGGCCGCCGCTACCGCGACGAACTCGGCCGCCTGAACGCGGCGTTCGCGGCCGAGTGCGAGCAGGTGCTGCTGGTGGTGGCGGGCCAGGCGCTGGTGCTACGGGGCTGA
- a CDS encoding endo alpha-1,4 polygalactosaminidase: MRRPVLPTALLLLLLAGCTSAPAGDDGDGGAGVGVGGGGGGGGGGGEAAGHWRPTAGTAWQWQLSGRLDTSVDVPVYDIDGFDHDEATVAGLHDDGRKVICYVSTGAWEDFRPDADAFPEEVLGKGNGWEGERWLDIRATDVLEPLMAERLDMCRDKGFDAVEPDNMDGYKNDTGFPLTGDDQLRYNRLIAKLAHDRGMAVGLKNDLDQIPDLVDDFDFAVNEQCAQYGECADNRPFVDADKAVFHVEYELPTERFCADSRELRLSSMLKKYELDAWREAC; this comes from the coding sequence GTGAGACGCCCGGTCCTGCCGACAGCCCTTCTCCTGCTGCTGCTTGCCGGCTGCACCTCGGCCCCCGCCGGCGACGACGGTGACGGCGGTGCCGGCGTCGGCGTCGGCGGTGGCGGTGGCGGTGGCGGTGGCGGTGGCGAGGCCGCCGGCCACTGGCGGCCGACGGCCGGCACCGCCTGGCAGTGGCAGCTCAGTGGCAGGCTCGACACCTCCGTCGACGTACCGGTCTACGACATCGACGGCTTCGACCACGACGAGGCCACGGTCGCCGGCCTGCACGACGACGGGCGCAAGGTCATCTGCTACGTCTCCACCGGCGCCTGGGAGGACTTCCGGCCCGACGCCGACGCGTTCCCCGAGGAGGTGCTGGGCAAGGGCAACGGCTGGGAGGGCGAGCGGTGGCTGGACATCCGCGCGACTGACGTCCTGGAGCCGCTGATGGCCGAGCGCCTCGACATGTGCCGCGACAAGGGCTTCGACGCCGTGGAGCCGGACAACATGGACGGCTACAAGAACGACACCGGCTTCCCGCTCACCGGCGACGACCAGCTCCGCTACAACCGGCTGATCGCGAAGCTCGCCCACGACCGCGGGATGGCCGTCGGGCTGAAGAACGACCTGGACCAGATCCCGGACCTGGTCGACGACTTCGACTTCGCCGTCAACGAACAGTGCGCCCAGTACGGCGAGTGCGCCGACAACCGGCCGTTCGTCGACGCGGACAAGGCGGTGTTCCACGTCGAGTACGAGCTGCCGACCGAGCGCTTCTGCGCCGACTCCCGTGAGCTGCGGCTCAGTTCGATGCTGAAGAAGTACGAACTGGACGCGTGGCGGGAGGCCTGCTGA
- a CDS encoding class I SAM-dependent methyltransferase, translated as MARQLDEQIAGRFAVGRRLRVLDVGMGQGTQALRLARAGHQVTGVERDATMIAAARDALAGQPEGIRERMRIVEGDGRDTGVHFLPGSFDVVLCHGVLMYVEEPDPLLAGLARMLAPGGLLSLVVRNGDALALRPGLHGDWPGALAAFDTTSYRNRLGLDVRADRLATLTAKLAGIGAPLHTWYGVRVFTDTAPDGAAPPADLEALLAAEERAGRTDPYRSVAALLHLCGVRG; from the coding sequence GTGGCCCGGCAGCTGGACGAGCAGATAGCCGGGCGTTTCGCCGTGGGGCGGCGGCTGCGCGTGCTCGACGTCGGAATGGGCCAGGGCACCCAGGCGCTGCGGCTGGCACGGGCCGGGCACCAGGTGACCGGCGTGGAGCGGGACGCGACGATGATCGCCGCCGCGCGTGACGCCCTGGCCGGCCAGCCCGAGGGCATCCGGGAGCGGATGCGGATCGTCGAGGGCGACGGCCGGGACACCGGTGTGCACTTCCTGCCGGGCAGCTTCGACGTGGTGCTGTGCCACGGCGTGCTCATGTACGTCGAGGAGCCCGACCCGCTGCTGGCGGGGCTGGCCAGGATGCTCGCGCCCGGCGGTCTGCTGTCGCTCGTGGTGCGCAACGGCGACGCGCTCGCGCTCCGCCCCGGCCTGCACGGCGACTGGCCGGGGGCGCTGGCCGCCTTCGACACCACGAGCTACCGCAACCGCCTGGGCCTCGACGTCCGCGCGGACCGGCTGGCGACGCTGACGGCGAAGCTCGCGGGCATCGGCGCGCCGCTGCACACCTGGTACGGCGTGCGGGTCTTCACGGACACGGCGCCCGACGGTGCCGCACCCCCCGCGGACCTCGAAGCCCTGCTGGCCGCCGAGGAGCGGGCCGGCCGGACGGACCCGTACCGCTCGGTCGCGGCGCTGCTGCACCTGTGCGGGGTGCGCGGCTAG
- the cobT gene encoding nicotinate-nucleotide--dimethylbenzimidazole phosphoribosyltransferase yields the protein MSSLNLDDFTDLIERPDGGVRRDAEARRERQVVPPGSLGRLDDLGEWLSAAQSAVPVRPVVRPRVVLFAGDHKVAELGVSARPAGGAGELVRAVLEGGRPVSVLARRLDVPVRVVDMALDCDPETLPAEVAGHRVRRGGGRIDIEDALTPEEAEASFRAGMAVADEEADSGTDLVVLGDVSVGGTTAAGTLVAALCGTDASVVTGRGGLPIDDLAWMRKCAAIRDALRRARPVLGDQLQLLATVGGADLTAMTGFLLQSAVRKVPVILDGVVTAACALVGQRVAFRAPDWWLAAHDSGEPGQAKALDRMAMEPLLTQGVQVGEGAGGLLALPLVQAAASLAAELPEISDGKAVPGDE from the coding sequence ATGAGCTCGCTGAATCTCGACGACTTCACCGACCTGATCGAGCGCCCCGACGGCGGGGTACGTCGCGACGCGGAGGCGCGCCGGGAGCGTCAGGTCGTCCCGCCCGGATCACTGGGCCGCCTCGACGACCTGGGCGAGTGGCTGTCGGCGGCCCAGTCCGCCGTACCGGTACGCCCCGTCGTACGCCCCCGGGTGGTGCTCTTCGCCGGCGACCACAAGGTCGCCGAGCTGGGCGTGTCGGCGCGGCCCGCGGGCGGTGCCGGTGAACTGGTGCGCGCGGTACTGGAGGGCGGCCGGCCGGTGTCGGTGCTCGCCAGGCGCCTGGACGTACCGGTGCGCGTCGTCGACATGGCCCTGGACTGCGACCCGGAGACGTTGCCGGCCGAGGTGGCGGGACACCGGGTGCGGCGCGGCGGCGGCCGCATCGACATCGAGGACGCGCTGACCCCCGAGGAGGCGGAGGCCTCCTTCCGCGCCGGGATGGCGGTGGCCGACGAGGAGGCCGACTCGGGCACCGACCTGGTGGTGCTGGGTGACGTGAGCGTGGGCGGTACGACGGCGGCGGGGACGCTGGTGGCCGCGCTGTGCGGGACGGACGCGTCGGTCGTCACCGGCCGGGGCGGGCTGCCGATCGACGACCTGGCCTGGATGCGCAAGTGCGCGGCGATCCGCGACGCGCTGCGCCGCGCGCGCCCCGTCCTCGGCGACCAGCTGCAACTCCTCGCCACGGTCGGCGGCGCGGACCTCACCGCCATGACGGGCTTCCTGCTGCAGAGCGCGGTGCGGAAGGTGCCGGTGATCCTGGACGGCGTCGTGACGGCCGCGTGCGCGCTGGTCGGGCAGCGGGTGGCGTTCCGGGCGCCGGACTGGTGGCTGGCCGCGCACGACAGCGGGGAGCCGGGCCAGGCGAAGGCGCTGGACCGGATGGCCATGGAGCCGCTGCTGACCCAGGGCGTACAGGTGGGCGAGGGCGCGGGCGGACTGCTGGCGCTGCCCCTGGTCCAGGCGGCGGCGTCCTTGGCAGCGGAGCTGCCGGAGATCTCCGACGGCAAGGCCGTGCCCGGGGACGAGTGA
- a CDS encoding DUF3043 domain-containing protein, whose protein sequence is MQTTGVAGSFPTGLGPTPPHHVPLGFVFRSRAKDEKAQSAVSAQVTDSNQPRDPQAPKGRPTPKRSVAQSQRRSVANTPMTRKDAAKRQREERRTAMARQREALAKGDERYLPARDKGPVRKFARDFVDSRFNIAEYFLPMAVIILVLSMIRVASLQNVALLLWLVVIVLIVLDSIVTGFRLKKRLAERFPDERRRGAVAYALMRSLQMRRLRLPKPQVKRGERP, encoded by the coding sequence ATACAGACGACCGGCGTTGCCGGATCGTTCCCCACCGGACTGGGGCCCACACCCCCGCACCACGTACCCTTGGGTTTTGTGTTCCGTAGCCGTGCCAAGGATGAGAAGGCCCAGAGCGCCGTCAGCGCGCAGGTGACCGACTCCAATCAGCCCCGTGACCCGCAGGCCCCGAAGGGCAGGCCCACGCCCAAGCGCAGTGTGGCCCAGTCCCAGCGCCGCAGCGTCGCCAATACGCCGATGACCCGCAAGGACGCCGCCAAGCGGCAGCGCGAGGAGCGGCGGACCGCGATGGCCCGGCAGCGCGAGGCGCTGGCCAAGGGCGACGAGCGGTACCTGCCGGCCCGCGACAAGGGCCCGGTCCGCAAGTTCGCGCGCGACTTCGTCGACTCGCGGTTCAACATCGCGGAGTACTTCCTGCCGATGGCCGTGATCATCCTCGTGCTGAGCATGATCCGGGTGGCGTCGCTGCAGAACGTCGCGCTGCTGCTGTGGCTGGTCGTGATCGTGCTGATCGTGCTGGACTCGATCGTCACCGGCTTCCGGCTGAAGAAGCGGCTCGCGGAGCGCTTCCCGGACGAGCGCCGCCGCGGTGCGGTCGCGTACGCGCTGATGCGCTCGCTCCAGATGCGCCGGCTGCGGCTGCCCAAGCCGCAGGTCAAGCGTGGGGAGCGGCCCTGA